GCAGGCCGGTATCATCCGCGCCGCTCTGCACATCGATTTGCGATACGCTGCGATTAGCAGCGGCATCTTCCTGCGCGGATTCAATTTTGTCTAAACCGGTACTGATGTCGTTAAGCATCTGCGCGGTATAGCGCTGAATCTGCACCGGAGAAGTGACATCTTTATCCTGCTGCTGCAGCTGCAGTAAACGTACCGTCAGCGCCTGCTGATAGCCCTGCTGCTGCACGCTCACCTGATAGCGGCCACGATACTGATTATCTTCATCCGCACGATTCCACTGTACCCAGTCGGTGGTCAGCTGCTGGCTGGCATCCTGACGATCGGCAATCGGGAACTTATACGACTGAACCACATTCACTACCTGTGACCAGACCGAACCGCTACGCCCGTTCTCCAGCAGCAGGATGCCGGTATTGCCGGTAAACTGCGTACGTGTTCCGTTCATCAGCGCCAGAGGCTGGGCTGGCGGACGAATGTCGAGCTGCTTGCCAACAGCACCGGTGCTGTTGGTGGCTGCGATCTCATAATCACCGTTCTGCAGCGGCAGAATGGTTCCTGCTGGTGCGGTTAAATCTTTCAGTTCGGTCGCCTGCAAATAAGACTCGTCGCCACTGACCTGACGCTTATAGCGCTGATCG
This is a stretch of genomic DNA from Winslowiella toletana. It encodes these proteins:
- the bamC gene encoding outer membrane protein assembly factor BamC is translated as MAYSVKKSTVVKVVGLSTVMLLAACSTDQRYKRQVSGDESYLQATELKDLTAPAGTILPLQNGDYEIAATNSTGAVGKQLDIRPPAQPLALMNGTRTQFTGNTGILLLENGRSGSVWSQVVNVVQSYKFPIADRQDASQQLTTDWVQWNRADEDNQYRGRYQVSVQQQGYQQALTVRLLQLQQQDKDVTSPVQIQRYTAQMLNDISTGLDKIESAQEDAAANRSVSQIDVQSGADDTGLPNLILRAPFNAVWQRLPDALKRAGMTVTDNNRSQGSLAVTYKSPGSGHWDDLGAKDPGLPNGDYKLQVGDLDNRSSLQFIDPKGHTLTQSQNDALVAVFQAAFSK